The DNA sequence ATGACACGCATATACAGATAATGTGACTTAAGAAACGCATATACAGGCGATGTGGCTAAAGAAACACGACGCGCATATACAGATAATGTGACTTAAGAAACGCATGACACGCATTTTACAGGTGATATGACTTAAGAAACACATGAAACGCATTTTACAGGTGATGTGGCTAGACCACAGAATGAAGACTCTTACCCTAGAGACGAGACGAATTATAGCAGACGAGAGAATCACAATCGAGAGGCCCCACATCAGCGACTGGAACCTTTTTATTCACGGAGTGGAGCTCTCTGATGCAGGAAAATATATGTGTCAGATCAACACTGTGCCGGTCAAAATCAAATACATCGTGCTTTCTGTACACGGTAAGCTAATAGAACAACGTGCTCGGTCGTCCAGGGAACGCTAGATGTAGTATAACGTCGTGAATAATGAGGAGTTAAATTTGATTGTTACTGTTATCCTCTCATTTGATAATGCTTTATTATGTTTGTATAGATTATGGTAATACCAAGTAAGAATATGAGTAATATATAGAGATATCATATCCACTAGTTCTACAGCGGAAAATTTGAACTTGGATATATTGCCTCATTACAAAAATGGATGGGTATATTGTATGTACGAAAAATTCACCACGGTTTAGTTTTGtagtaattgttttattattaaagAACCACCTGCTATCATTCCTGGAATGTCCAGTCCACAAAAAGTCACCGCTAAAGAAGGAGAAACAGTTCAGCTCGTCTGCAATGTGACAGGGGTTCCCGCGCCTACAGTCACGTGGTACAGGAAGTCCTCTCACAGCAGAAATCACATCAATATGGAAGGTATGAATTGAAATAATCTTCCAGTCTCAGATTTCGCCCCAGGCGCCGTGGCCATAGAGCTGGGACCATCTCACTTTTGATcccagttttatttttttcaatgtgcATGTATGTTCCTTCTATAAAAGTAAGTCTAGGATCAAAAGTAAGCTCGTCTATGGTCCATGAGTTAGCTTCTTAAAACAGATAAGTTCAGTTGTGATTTCATGACCATCCTCACAATTTTATAAACATCTACAGCTGTTTACGCTCTTGTTTCAAATTCATGGTTTTCATTTCTCTATTCATACATAAAAGATATTCCAAACGGGGTGTTGTTGTTTCATTTATTTGCATCAAAATCTCTTTATTCATTTCAAGgtatatcattatcattatgttcattacatctacaggacaccaccaatcatctaccaaaagatgatttggctattgcataaaatgtaagaggtCTGGTAACAAAGTGTTGTTGTAaatctgaaaccttattgcacatctataggACACCACCAGCCATCTTCCAAAAGATAATTCTTTTATTGTGTAAAATGTATGatgagttctgggaaccaggtctTTGTTGTTTTTACCCCCAGTTTGCCCCggataaaattgaaaattccgTAACCTTATCGTACATCTACAGCacaccacctatcatattccaaaacattaatacggaactttcgggacgtgccggaacgaccgattatatttgacgtttacacaccacggtcacgtgataataaccaattgtagggcaaagttgacatcgatacaaaAGGTGTTTAGCtagcagacggtccgtaaagagctatgcgcagtcccacgatgacgatcagagtcactattggtgcctagtacctgggtgtaaattagatggaaggaaAAGGTGCATTTAGACACgtatcattggatgcaaggcgtgagGTGTtgccgatatcctcaagatattccctagatttatttccctcgcCACCTCGCATATTtcaatcaaatgcattttcctataaaatggttaTAGTAATTCCAGTGATTGTATGACGATAGTACCCTTTCTGATTACAGTGATTGTATGACAATAGTACCCTTTCTGATTACAGTGATTGTATGACGATAGTACCCTTTCTGATTACAGTGATTGTATGACGATAGTACCCTTTCTGATTACAGTGATTGTATGACGATAGTACCCTTTCTGATTACAGTGATTGTATGACGATAGTACCCTTTCTGATTACAGTGATTGTATGACGATAGTACCCTTTCTGATTACAGTGATTGTATGACGATAGCACCCTCTCTGATTACAGTGATTGTATGACGATAGTACCCTTTCTGATTACAGTGATTGTATGACGATAGCACCCTTTCTGATTACAGTGATTGGATATGACGGAATGGTTCTACAAATACGGAACATCAGCCGTTATTGTGATGACGTTTACCGATGTGTCGCTAATAACGGAGTGGAACCATCGGCTAGCCGAGAAATGACCGTAACAGTACAGTGTGGGTAAACAAATCTGAAATTTcaataattcattatttcatGAAGATTATAAACAACCCAAAGGTttcaaatttggaaaaaaaccAATCACTAGATAGTCTTTAGTtgtagtgttttattttgatgattctaaaaatataagaTCTTATGTCACTCTGTCATTTAATtccatttaattgtgttttattctTGCATCCCTCTTCTTACACTTGCAAAGCTTCTAAGAGtagtttgttttatataaggcgcgaaataaattttatttttatataattatatttccaaaacatattttgtaatcatTAATATGATTTGTAGGTTTGTTAATGTGTATTGTAATTTTAGTTCCTCCAGAGGTACGCGTACAAAACAGGAAAATACAACAAAAACTGGGTAAAGAAACAATATTGGACTGCAGAGTGACTGCAAACCCTCAACAAAACAGTGCATGGACCAAAAACGGCATCACAATTGAAAACgatgaaaagtttgaaattgatctaTATCGAGACTACACAAACTCTTTGACTTTGAGTTTAAAGATATCCGACATCCAGAATTCTGACTACGGAGCTTATCGCTGTGAGGCACAAAACGAACTTGGTCGTGATTTTCAAGATACATATCTTCTTGGtaaggattttgataattatagataagaaaatgaaatgggTGACATAAAAGAAGTCGTGTTGAAATTTTCACAAGTAGTATCttctaaataattattattcattttgatgttttcaatcttCCGCCTATAAGAGGAAAGGAAGACCGGTAACATTAGCCTTTTGATTAATGCGTTTGCTTCGCGACCGTGGGACCCGGGTTTGACTCGAGATCCTGGGACTCCGTCAAACCAATGACTtataacataggtagtgactgttccttcatCAAGCGTCCAGCATTAGAAGAGAAAGGCACATGTCTTTTGGATGGGATCTTTAAAACGGAGGTCATGTGTCGCGGTAGGCGTTAGCATGATAAAGAATCCCCACTGCTACGGTCCCAAGCACCAGACATAGATCAAAATAGGCAATTCCTCTAAAGCTGGTATCATATCTAccagagtgaaaaattctggaaaGGGAAAGAAAActacaaatgaataaataaaatatgaaagtaaaGCGTCACAGATGATtaaaaataacttttatttttgaaaatacatgacagTTATGAACTGCGATGATTTACACCGTTAAcgtcatgaaaagtatgccagtACGAAGTGTTGcaagttcataccctcatgtattttcaaaatgaaattatatttttatatttacatttttcatttctgtcggaatacTCAGCCGTTCACATTGACACACTACACCAAATTTTATGACGATTTATACGTGCATTGTTCACATCTGCAGTACATTCATTAATACATGATTCGAGTTCATAACTTGGGATGTCATAGAATCTCATTGTTTAAGTTTTGCTGCTCACCTGATAAGAACAGTCGTGACTTTGTGTGTAATTCTTGCAACAGATGGACCGACAGACAAACGTATTCAGCTTAGCGGAGGTACATACGTGTATAATGGTACTGAGCAAAGATGCACACAATGCCTAAAGCTTTTTATGCACACTTTGCTAAATTTTCTTCCCGACTCATAATCTAAGTTACGTTGAGTAATTATTTAACACCTGTTAAGAAAAATGGGGCAGTAATTAAACATTGATTATAACCATGTCCAGAGTTAAAGCCAATGACTCCAGCACCCACCACTCCAAGTACCACCAAGAGGACCACAACACCCAGCAATCAGTACATCTTCCAGTGGACCCCAAGGAATAAACCAATAACGCCCAGAAAAGACTATCAAAGCAGTAAGTTAAAATTCATCTGTTCCTACCTCAGTAGAAATAAAACGCATTTTATAATGACTGGAAATGTGAGGGCAGAGTTGTACACTACGTTGTATTCCGATTGAGCACTTGCTAGTTGCAATGCATGTATAAGCACATTAGTCACGAAAATTTGTTTTGCTTTATTTCAATTAGAAGACCTAGTGCTCACACTTCCTTTTGAACCAATACAGAAACCACAAGGTCAGCATTTCATAAAGTAGATATTAGTCTTTTTGTTCATAGTGTGTCATAGAAAACGTTGTATTTCATGCttagtgaaaatatattaagaatTGTTATAACCAGCGTATGTGTCTCTTTcttctgtagtcaaaatcatgtttttaatcATCTAAATGGGTACTTTTTCCACGGGCATGATAATTTTATGTACAAGTTATTCTACAATCACTCAATACGCCTTTATACACTAtgtttataaattatatatatgtacgtTTATTTGTTATTTCAGTTTGCTTATTTCAgtttcactgttcgttatcttcatctccCAAATATTGTAGCTCTTATATTTGGTAAACTTTGTATTTGTAGCACCCGGTAAATTCACAATTTACTACATGAATGGCTATGAACTATAAAATCCTCACATCATCTCTCACAACTAGATGAATACTatcatgataaatatcaaagtGCAGATTGGTTCATGTGAGCATGACAGATGTATATCATCATTGCAAGAAAACATTCGTACATCATTATACGAGCCACGATCACAAAATAATGCAGGTAATGCTATTCCATAGACGTTTTCTTCATCGGTAACAAAATTCAATGTCACGAGTAAATGAAGTCATTACCTGTATCTGTCTAAAATATCTAAATGATTCATTCACTCATTCAAAACTTACGTGGAAAAAAGAAGGGGTATGCGCACATACTGACCATATCATCTTTTGTGATATGAGAACCACATGTAcgtattaacggcaaactaacaactcaactttatgacaaacgggatgatttcagtttctttatcgtcaacttcccatatttatgtagtaatattccatgatcacatgcatatggtgtatatatatatatatatatatatatatatatatatatatatatatctcaactgattcgatatgcaagagcttgttctgcatatgatcagtttttaaatcgaggcaggctactgacaagcaagttgatggtgcaggggtttcaagagtcccgtttaaagtcagcatttcgcaaattctttggtcattataatgatttagtttgccaatacaacctatcattgggtttcctaccgattgttagaccgttcttgacactgTTAAACAGCACAACCAATTACAATGAGTGAAGTATAGCGGTGTCCAGAAAACATTTGCTTCCGTCAAGAAAACAGAAAAAACTCACGAGGACTTCGAGAATATGGGGGACGAAGAAGCTGAAcaactttttcttctttcaaaaCACTCTGAATATTTTCACTTTTATGAGCGATCTGGGGCATTGTGTTCTTCAAACCTGGCTTTAGTCTTCTCTTGTAAAATACTTGTTCTCCGGAACCAAgtcccaatctaattaaaatcagacttcttagatccgcgccgtatactctgcgtaagaagTCTATTGttgcgattgtgagcgtatcttaggatctgattttaattagattgaaccAGTCCTCGTGACTTTTTTCTGTTTCCTAGACAGAAGCAAATGTTATCTGGACGCCGCTGTACTTCACTCATTGCAGTTGGTACATTTAGTGTTGTTTATCGGTATGTACACAGTATTTCAAGAGAAAACTACCTCGGAGCTTTAAATTTCATATCACAGGCATTCAGATTGTGAATGTAAAAATGAGTTACTCTGAAGGATTAAACATATCTACATGTTATCACATCTTGTTCGTTTTAGTTTATAGGTATACTACCCGAATTTTCTGATCGTCCCTCGTATAAACCAATCTTTCTTTACGAATCGaagtaatgaaaggtgaagataacgaacagtgatcaatcttataactcctataagcaatataaaataaagagttggaaaACACAGatccttggacacaccagaggtgggatcaggtgcctaggaagaatTATTTATGAATTATCAAGTCACATATTCTTTTCTGCTTTGTATTTATATGAGTgtgtatatcattatttatgtttGCGCAGCACAGTTAAGGTTCCAGTAAGGAAACTTGTCCCTATCTATACAGGAAtgtgtattgtgacatcacacattAACAACAAAATATCGCAATCcttcaaaatatcatgaaataatATAATTAATCTATCTTAAATGCACGGAAGTATAGCACTACACAAACGGTTTTTTTTTGTCGTTAATGTAATCTGCCACCTTGAGATATAAGCAAAAAGTTTATCTCGATGCACTTGTTATCATGAAGTCATCGTGATAGTCTGATGCATTTCATTTGCAgtaagttggttttttttttcttaatgaaaaaatattttacacttaAATGGCAAACTATTTGCAGATATTTACAAGACTATTAATTTTAGAACAATGTCTTTCTTATAAATTCActgaaatattttctatttatccTATAGGAAAACTTTAAGGCTTTATTTGTGATAATTGGGCAGATGGGTGGGTCTTACAAATCGATTTATTGCAAGGCACACCCTCAATGCATCACAATGGGTTTTTAAAGTGAACCAAAGAAATAAGCTATTTGAAAAGTGCTGCTATCCTGATAAAATTCTAAAAATAACTTATTCATTCAAATTAAAATGCAGTTAATTGACCGGCAAAAACTTCAACACGTAATTCaatattatttcaacaattataaaTCGAAATCTGTAGATTTCTGCAGTGTTTTCATAACTACAGAGGTTGTTTAAAACGTTCATGaatcaaagtttgaatttcaacCTCATTATGCCCTTACAATATCGAAATTCATTGATGACAGGTATATTTGCTAAAACCACATGACACGGAATCACGTGCTAagtctaaatatgaaatataattgtCCTGAATATGTATTTTTAGTCCACTATATTTTGATCCAATATAAGTAAAGTTGCAAAATATTCCACCCGCCCTTTCCACTGGACATCTTAACTGTGCTGCGTGTATAAtcattataaatttctttacatacacatgtaaatacTCCAAACATATATACTACATGTTCTTGGGAATAAACAAGACAGTATTGTGTTTAACAAGAttgacaaaatatattgaacttgtattccttttaTGTATGCAGTGAGAGTTGTTTAGAATGGTAAGATGAATATTATACAGTATAACGGCTATTTTCTGTGGCTGGAAATGTTTTTGCTTTTTGATCCCTAAAAAGGTACACATGTACGTGTAACAAATTATATTCAACGGTTTATATAACGATtgtaatttttgtggatttCTCCATCCGAAAATTCCACAATAAATGGACAGCCGCAGAAAAGTCCCGTTATACGGTATTCATGAAAGTTATTCCGTTATACATTTCTTCATAATCAATGATGAATTTTCTCGATATTTGTATTCTACTTACTAAGATAGATATAGAACTTTAGAAATACCGAGAGTTCGACAATGATATAAAGTAATAAATATCATAATTCTTCATGCAGTATTGCCTAATAACACATTAGAGGGGATAGCATCATTCCTTATTTTTACTGAAAACACCGACATTGTAATTTATGAGCATTGGATAGGGATTAGGTCCAactatttcaaatatgtatattaatcttaggaatattttatttttcatttattagGTACTCGAATTCGTGGGTTTAAAATTCAGTTCCCTTCACCAGAttttaaatacaatatgctaCTAGTATATCAAATACAACTGGGTCACGAACATTACCCCAAAAGTCGCAATGTCGTTGTATTTTAATGGGATGTGATTTCTGGAAGTTTCAAACAAGGACACATCCAAACAGTTTAATAGTGgttgtttgatatacatataaaaacTAACAAGTCTCAAGTTTCGCGGAGGTGTATTAGTATGACCATAATCACACTGTTAATATCTGGCAAAGAAATGTAGAACGATTATATCATTTCTTTCTTAGAAGTTAACTTAAAAATGTAAAGAAGTCTGAAATCAAATCAGTAATGACTGGTATGTCTTTCTTTAACACAATACAACGTGAAGATAGTCTTTCAATATTAGATAGTATAGATAGGTATCTGCatcatgaaaagaaaatgacatcaaatgaatattttttaagttACTTGTCTAATTGTAGGTGTAAATGGTCAACCTGGATGTGTTTCATCTGTAAATGCTATTTCTATGATTGGATTATTTGCAACTGTCTGTATGCTGAAAAGGTGAATGCAGCTTTCTGAATTAGGAGAAATGGTGCAAAGTTATTGGATTGCAGATTCCATTAAACGGCGGATTCCATAGCTCAGAATAACTCATCTTTAGCACAAAGAAGACCAATCTATTAATTCGGAAATTGAGATCTAGAAACCCGTTAGATGATTTTtggatgtttcaattttttcataATAAACAGCCATATTCGGAATTACTTGCACCTGTTCATCGAGAATCCAGTTGTGTTCACGGATAATGGATGTCACGTGATATTGAGAGCCCGATCCTCTCGGCCCGTGGACGTTGGGATATACTTAAAACATCATATAGATCATGGATTCATTGAATGATTCAATCATTTTATTTGTGGTTGTGAAGAAACTTTCTGTATTGTCACGTCCTTTGCCTTGTTGACGTATGAATCATAAAGAACGAAAAAGTTTTCTTACATGGGATAAATGACCCAGTTCATCACTGTTTTATTTCTAATTAACTTACAATGAACAGTTTTTCATTCATGCACTATAacctgtatactaataacataTCTGTTTTGTTGGgtcaaaatacgaataaacctTTAATTTGGAGATGTCATCAACTGCTCTGTAGTTTAGTTTTGCCATGGCTGAAAGGAACAGTGTATACGAACTTTTCAAGGGGAGTGTGAATGACTGCATTGATAGAAAAACTGAAAGTTATAGCATTTTTAGGTCTATACATTTTATCTTTCACAATGACAAAGTCCCAAGTAACAGCGAGTGAACGGCGCCCGTATACCTTTTCAAAAAATCGTATCTAACTCAACAACTTTGATACTTATTGTGCACTGAATTTAAAGCACTAAGTTTTAAAACGCATAGTCAAATACAGCCATAGTCTAGGCACACATCTAGGTGACATTTACAATTATACAAAACTTTAGGACCATCACCAAAACGTCCGTATCTATATTTCCATTTGTTTATTCCTTGAATACAATAAACTGAATGATGGCCGTTATGTACTTTATCATCTGCGAAATCTCTGAAACGGAGAAAATAATCATTTCTATCCAACAGAAATAAGTCTGTAAAAAGCCAATGGAATAATACGTTTTTATAGGAGAATCTGATACAGAGGGGCGGTTATTTAGCGGAATATGATACAATAATAATCGTTTTATTGCTTGTAATACGcgcatttaaaattcaaaaccGGGAAATTCGTTTGATTCCGGTCTTTGATGCCATAAAACTTAATATTCTCAGAAATGAGAGAGTGCCATTGTTCCAATTATTGAGAATTGTAAAGAGCAAGCATTTTGACATGCGAAgggaatgtttttgttttatcgaATGCTAGAATGTAGCAAATGTCCG is a window from the Ostrea edulis chromosome 5, xbOstEdul1.1, whole genome shotgun sequence genome containing:
- the LOC125652558 gene encoding lachesin-like isoform X1, with product MNIMIGLLGLDFFGLVLGVVTHLPAVKVETLDPSFDVPITNVTAIVGDTVTLPCSIKELENYKVMWLDHRMKTLTLETRRIIADERITIERPHISDWNLFIHGVELSDAGKYMCQINTVPVKIKYIVLSVHEPPAIIPGMSSPQKVTAKEGETVQLVCNVTGVPAPTVTWYRKSSHSRNHINMEVIGYDGMVLQIRNISRYCDDVYRCVANNGVEPSASREMTVTVQFPPEVRVQNRKIQQKLGKETILDCRVTANPQQNSAWTKNGITIENDEKFEIDLYRDYTNSLTLSLKISDIQNSDYGAYRCEAQNELGRDFQDTYLLELKPMTPAPTTPSTTKRTTTPSNQYIFQWTPRNKPITPRKDYQSKDLVLTLPFEPIQKPQGVNGQPGCVSSVNAISMIGLFATVCMLKR
- the LOC125652558 gene encoding lachesin-like isoform X3; its protein translation is MNIMIGLLGLDFFGLVLGVVTHLPAVKVETLDPSFDVPITNVTAIVGDTVTLPCSIKELENYKVMWLDHRMKTLTLETRRIIADERITIERPHISDWNLFIHGVELSDAGKYMCQINTVPVKIKYIVLSVHEPPAIIPGMSSPQKVTAKEGETVQLVCNVTGVPAPTVTWYRKSSHSRNHINMEVIGYDGMVLQIRNISRYCDDVYRCVANNGVEPSASREMTVTVQFPPEVRVQNRKIQQKLGKETILDCRVTANPQQNSAWTKNGITIENDEKFEIDLYRDYTNSLTLSLKISDIQNSDYGAYRCEAQNELGRDFQDTYLLELKPMTPAPTTPSTTKRTTTPSNQYIFQWTPRNKPITPRKDYQSSVNGQPGCVSSVNAISMIGLFATVCMLKR
- the LOC125652558 gene encoding lachesin-like isoform X2, with product MNIMIGLLGLDFFGLVLGVVTHLPAVKETLDPSFDVPITNVTAIVGDTVTLPCSIKELENYKVMWLDHRMKTLTLETRRIIADERITIERPHISDWNLFIHGVELSDAGKYMCQINTVPVKIKYIVLSVHEPPAIIPGMSSPQKVTAKEGETVQLVCNVTGVPAPTVTWYRKSSHSRNHINMEVIGYDGMVLQIRNISRYCDDVYRCVANNGVEPSASREMTVTVQFPPEVRVQNRKIQQKLGKETILDCRVTANPQQNSAWTKNGITIENDEKFEIDLYRDYTNSLTLSLKISDIQNSDYGAYRCEAQNELGRDFQDTYLLELKPMTPAPTTPSTTKRTTTPSNQYIFQWTPRNKPITPRKDYQSKDLVLTLPFEPIQKPQGVNGQPGCVSSVNAISMIGLFATVCMLKR
- the LOC125652558 gene encoding lachesin-like isoform X4, which produces MNIMIGLLGLDFFGLVLGVVTHLPAVKETLDPSFDVPITNVTAIVGDTVTLPCSIKELENYKVMWLDHRMKTLTLETRRIIADERITIERPHISDWNLFIHGVELSDAGKYMCQINTVPVKIKYIVLSVHEPPAIIPGMSSPQKVTAKEGETVQLVCNVTGVPAPTVTWYRKSSHSRNHINMEVIGYDGMVLQIRNISRYCDDVYRCVANNGVEPSASREMTVTVQFPPEVRVQNRKIQQKLGKETILDCRVTANPQQNSAWTKNGITIENDEKFEIDLYRDYTNSLTLSLKISDIQNSDYGAYRCEAQNELGRDFQDTYLLELKPMTPAPTTPSTTKRTTTPSNQYIFQWTPRNKPITPRKDYQSSVNGQPGCVSSVNAISMIGLFATVCMLKR